A window of the Helianthus annuus cultivar XRQ/B chromosome 4, HanXRQr2.0-SUNRISE, whole genome shotgun sequence genome harbors these coding sequences:
- the LOC110882510 gene encoding uncharacterized protein LOC110882510 has translation MAVAGENRFVQIHEMEELRHDAYESSKLYMEHTKTLHDARLKDKKEFRVGDRVLLYNSRLKLFPGKLKSQWSGPYNVRSVFPYETVEIGHEDGRLFKVNGHRLKAYVGGPVDQSEEVSVRSGREGCYSLLPALRYFSSVLFLGRRCFVSAPG, from the exons ATGGCTGTTGCGGGTGAGAACAGGTTTGTGCAGATTCACGAGATGGAGGAGCTTAGACACGATGCGTATGAAAGCTCCAAGTTGTACATGGAACATACTAAGACGCTTCATGATGCCCGCTTGAAGGACAAGAAAGAATTCCGAGTGGGTGATCGTGTGTTGTTATACAACTCACGTCTCAAGTTATTTCCTGGTAAGCTCAAATCTCAGTGGTCAGGTCCCTATAATGTACGGTCAGTGTTTCCTTACGAGACCGTGGAGATAGGCCATGAGGATGGCCGGTTGTTTAAAGTCAACGGGCATAGGCTAAAGGCTTATGTTGGAGGGCCCGTTGACCAGAGTGAGGAG GTTTCGGTTCGTTCTGGTCGCGAGGGATGTTATAGCTTGTTACCAGCTCTCAGGTATTTTAGTTCGGTTCTTTTTCTTGGTAGGAGATGCTTCGTGAGTGCCCCGGGTTGA